A genomic window from Candidatus Hydrogenedentota bacterium includes:
- a CDS encoding V-type ATP synthase subunit D, giving the protein MANRLPVNPTRMEMLRLRKRLQVAVRGHKLLKDKLDGLMKEFMLIAREYRAFRLEVDAELPRVMKLFVLAEVTSSRLVTEDALESTRQELTIQRTMRRVMSVSVPHMDIAFGEVQGGYSTVHTSIELDQAIAGLREFLPKLLKMAELEEAVRRLCEEIEKTRRRVNALEHSFIPRMRETIKYIKNKLDEMERSNTSRLMKIKDQRLAQEA; this is encoded by the coding sequence ATGGCGAATCGGTTACCCGTCAACCCCACGCGCATGGAAATGCTGCGGCTGCGCAAGCGGCTGCAAGTCGCCGTGCGCGGTCACAAGTTGTTGAAAGACAAGCTTGACGGGTTGATGAAAGAGTTCATGCTTATCGCGCGCGAGTACCGCGCGTTCCGCCTCGAAGTCGACGCGGAATTGCCAAGGGTCATGAAATTGTTTGTACTGGCAGAGGTCACCTCGTCGCGCCTTGTCACCGAAGACGCGCTCGAGAGCACTCGTCAGGAACTGACGATTCAGCGCACGATGCGCCGCGTGATGAGCGTGTCGGTGCCGCATATGGATATCGCCTTCGGCGAGGTGCAGGGCGGCTACAGCACGGTGCACACGTCGATCGAACTTGACCAGGCCATCGCCGGTCTGCGAGAGTTCTTACCGAAGCTGCTCAAGATGGCGGAACTCGAAGAGGCAGTCCGCCGGTTGTGCGAGGAAATCGAGAAGACGCGGAGGCGGGTGAATGCGCTCGAGCACTCGTTCATTCCGCGCATGCGCGAAACGATTAAGTACATCAAGAACAAGCTGGACGAGATGGAGCGCTCGAACACCAGCCGTCTCATGAAGATCAAGGACCAGCGGCTCGCCCAAGAGGCGTGA